Proteins encoded together in one Oenanthe melanoleuca isolate GR-GAL-2019-014 chromosome 7, OMel1.0, whole genome shotgun sequence window:
- the LOC130255472 gene encoding sodium channel protein type 2 subunit alpha-like isoform X2 yields the protein MARAMLVPPGPDSFFYFTEESLAAIEKRIADEKFHCHPEEPTDDAGHEENSPEPNNDLEAGKTLPFIYGDIPPGMVSEPLEDLDPYYINKKTFIVLDGAKTIHRFSATPALYLLSPFNITRRLAIKILVHSYPFQVVIMLTILANCVFMTWRNLPEWAKNVEYTFTGIYTFEFLVKVFARGFCINDFTCLRDPWNWLDFVVISFAYVTEFVDLGNVSALRTFRVLRVLKTVSVIPGLKTIVGALIQSVKKLSDVMILTVFCLSVFALIGLQLFMGNLKNKCLFWPSVNSTAFKKYVVPYFNGTEFDWTAYINEESHFYRPGGAKDFLLCGNSTDAGKCPEEFICVKAGKNPNYGYTSFDTFSWAFLSLFRLMTQDYWENLYQLTLRAVGKSYMIFFVVVIFLGSFYLINLILAVVAMAYEEQNQATIVEAEQREADIKLTLEQLRKQQEEAQVFSNKTAVEMTEYSCESGNAAPSDSSSDASKLSSKSAKERRNRRKKRRQRELSGEEDDMKDEKLPKSESDGSIKRKSFRFSFDGNRLTYGKPFTSPHQSSLSVHGSLFSPRPSSRTSLFSFIDDGREKGSENDFADDEHSMFEDTSSRRGSLFVPRRHGERRSSNISQASRSSRRLIAFPVNGKMHSSVDCNGVVSLVDGPPGLLSPTGQLLPEVIIDKPATDGNSTTTEIETKNRRTSSYQIPMELLEDPDLRERAMSLADVITNRMEELEGSRKKCPPCWDKFAHTFLIWACCEPWLKVKSVVEFIVMDPFVDLAVTVCIVLNTLFMAMEHYPMTDQFAAVLTIGNLVFTGIFAAEMVLKIIAMHPFNYFQVGWNIFDSFIVTLSLVELFLSNVDGLSVLRSFRLLRVFKLAKSWPTLNMLIKIIGNSVGALGNLTLVLAIIVFIFAVVGMQLFGKRYKECVCKISSDCELPRWHMHDFFHSFLIVFRVLCGEWIETMWDCMEVADQAMCLIVFMMVMVIGNLVVLNLFLALLLSSFSSDNLTATDNDNEMNNLQIAVARIQKGIDHVKKKAGECVRKSCLGKQAAVNQRTATDQLRDERKYGISNCTTTELMIDANYGKNENGMATLIGGNDYASFINNPSLTVTVPIAVGESDFEHLNTEEFSSDSDLDESKEKVDFSSSSEGSTVNLAVFGEEKSETESEKASELQACFTEGCVQKFKCCKGNRDSTQGRIWWNLRKTCYKIVEHNWFESFIVFMILLSSGALAFEDIYIEKHKTVKILLDYADKIFTYVFILEMVLKWVAYGFQTYFTNAWCWLDFLIVDVSLVSLVATALGFSEFGAIKSLRTLRALRPLRALSRFEGMRVVVNALTGAIPSIMNVLLVCLTFWLIFSIMGVNLFAGKFYHCVNTTNDEMFTPQQVSNRSMCEDMSRSTGGVRWRNVKVNFDNVAIGYLSLLQVATFKGWMEIMYAAVDSTEAEKQPKYEDNLYMYLYFVAFIVFGSFFTLNLFIGVIIDNFNQQKKKLGGQDIFMTEEQKKYYNAMKKLGSKKPQKPIPRPVNKLQGLMFDIVTQQAFDITVMVLICLNMITMMIETDDQTELMQNILYWINLVFVVIFTGECVFKIFSLRYYYFTIGWNIFDFVVVILSIIGMFLAEVIEKYFVSPTLFRVVRLARIGRILRLIKGAKGIRTLLFALMMSLPALFNIGLLLFLVMFIYAIFGMSNFAYVKKEDGIDDMFNFETFGNSMICLFQITTSAGWNNLLNPILNSGEPDCNPNKTHPGSSVKGDCGNPSVGIFFFVSYIIISFLVVVNMYIAVILENFSVATEESAEPLGEDDFEMFYEVWEKYDPGATQFIEYSKLSDFAASLDPPLHIPKPNKVELIAMDLPVVSGDRIHCLDILFAFTKRVLGESGEMDALRIQMEDRFMASNPSKASYEPITTTLKRKQEEISATIIQRAYRRHLLRQSVKKLSFMYQKDGGDQLIKKDMIVGKLSENSSPEKMDMSASTTAPPSYDSVTKPEKEKYEDDKSEKEDKGKDRRGKKK from the exons acatttatAGTACTGGATGGAGCGAAGACAATCCACAGGTTCAGTGCCACACCTGCCTTGTACCTTTTATCTCCTTTCAATATCACTAGAAGACTAGCTATTAAGATTTTGGTTCATTCATATCCTTTTCAAGTG GTCATTATGCTCACTATTTTGGCAAATTGTGTATTTATGACATGGAGGAATCTCCCAGAATGGGCGAAGAATGTAGA GTACACTTTCACTGGAATTTATACTTTTGAATTTCTAGTAAAAGTCTTTGCAAGAGGCTTCTGTATAAATGATTTTACTTGCCTTCGTGACCCCTGGAACTGGCTTGATTTTGTTGTCATTTCCTTTGC ATATGTGACAGAGTTTGTGGACCTGGGCAATGTCTCAGCGTTGAGAACATTCAGAGTTCTCCGAGTTTTGAAAACAGTGTCAGTCATTCCAG GCTTGAAGACTATTGTTGGAGCCTTAATTCAGTCAGTGAAGAAGCTCTCGGATGTGATGATCCTGACTGTGTTTTGCCTGAGCGTATTTGCGCTGATAGGGCTGCAGCTGTTTATGGGCAACTTGAAGAATAAATGCCTGTTCTGGCCATCAGTAAATtcaacagcttttaaaaaatacgTAGTTCCATACTTTAATGGTACAGAATTTGATTGGACAGCGTACATTAATGAAGAAA gtcATTTCTATCGTCCAGGAGGAGCAAaggattttttgctttgtggCAATAGCACAGATGCAGG TAAATGCCCAGAAGAGTTTATCTGTGTGAAAGCTGGTAAAAACCCTAACTATGGATATACTAGCTTTGACACATTCAGCTGGGCTTTCTTGTCACTGTTCCGACTGATGACACAGGACTATTGGGAAAATCTTTATCAGTTG ACACTACGAGCTGTTGGCAAATCATACATGATATTTTTTGTTGTGGTGATTTTTCTGGGTTCCTTCTATTTGATTAACTTGATTTTGGCTGTGGTGGCCATGGCCTATGAAGAGCAAAACCAGGCAACTATTGttgaagcagagcagagggaggcagaCATTAAGCTGACACTTGAACAACTGCGGAAGCAGCAAGAAGAAGCTCAGGTATTTTCTAACAAGA CTGCAGTAGAGATGACTGAGTACAGCTGTGAAAGTGGGAATGCTGCACCCTCAGATAGTTCTTCAGATGCATCCAAACTTAGCTCAAAAAGTgccaaagaaaggagaaatagaaggaagaaaagaaggcaGAGAGAGCTCTCTGGAGAAGAGGATGACATGAAGGATGAAAAGCTTCCAAAATCTGAATCAGATGGCAGTATCAAAAGGAAAAGTTTCCGTTTTTCTTTTGATGGGAACAGACTAACTTATGGGAAGCCATTTACATCACCTCACCAG TCTTCGCTGAGTGTTCATGGCTCCCTGTTTTCTCCCAGGCCTAGTAGCAGAACAAGTCTTTTCAGTTTTATAGACGATGGAAGAGAGAAAGGGTCTGAGAATGACTTTGCTGACGATGAGCACAGCATGTTTGAGGATACCTCGAGCAGAAGAGGCTCTCTGTTTGTGCCGCGCAGGCACGGCGAACGGCGCAGCAGTAACATTAGCCAGGCCAGTAGGTCATCCAGAAGGCTGATAGCCTTCCCAGTGAATGGGAAGATGCACAGCTCTGTGGATTGCAATGGAGTGGTTTCCTTGGTGGATGGACCGCCAGGCCTGTTGTCTCCTACTGGACAGCTTCTGCCAGAGGTGATAATAGATAAACCAGCGACTGATGGCAAT agcaCTAccacagaaatagaaacaaaaaacagacGTACAAGTTCGTATCAAATACCAATGGAGTTGCTGGAGGATCCTGATTTAAGGGAAAGGGCCATGAGTCTAGCTGATGTTATCACAAATAGAATGGAAG aacTTGAAGGATCCAGAAAAAAATGTCCACCTTGCTGGGATAAGTTTGCCCACACTTTCTTAATTTGGGCGTGTTGTGAGCCCTGGTTGAAAGTAAAGAGTGTAGTTGAATTCATTGTAATGGATCCATTTGTCGATCTGGCTGTCACTGTTTGCATAGTTTTAAACACACTATTTATGGCCATGGAACATTATCCAATGACTGATCAATTTGCTGCTGTACTTACAATAGGAAATCTG gtttttaCTGGAatttttgcagcagaaatggTTCTCAAGATAATTGCCATGCAtccttttaattatttccaAGTTGGCTGGAATATTTTTGATAGTTTTATAGTTACTCTTAGTTTGGTGGAACTCTTTTTGTCAAACGTGGATGGATTATCCGTTCTCCGATCATTCCGACTG ttgcGAGTTTTCAAATTGGCAAAATCTTGGCCAACCCTAAATATGCTGATTAAGATTATTGGCAACTCAGTGGGGGCTCTGGGGAACCTGACCCTGGTGCTGGCCATCATTGTGTTCATTTTCGCTGTGGTTGGGATGCAGCTGTTTGGGAAAAGGTACAAGGAATGTGTCTGCAAGATCTCCAGTGACTGTGAACTTCCTCGCTGGCACATGCACGACTTTTTCCACTCTTTCCTGATTGTATTCCGAGTGCTGTGTGGAGAATGGATAGAAACAATGTGGGACTGCATGGAGGTTGCAGACCAAGCCATGTGCCTTATTGTTTTCATGATGGTCATGGTGATTGGAAACCTAGTG gtaTTGAATCTTTTTCTGGCCTTGTTGCTGAGCTCGTTTAGTTCAGACAACCTTACTGCTACAGACAATGATAATGAAATGAACAACTTGCAGATTGCTGTTGCAAGAATTCAGAAGGGAATAGATcatgtgaagaaaaaagcagGTGAATGTGTCCGAAAGTCTTGTTTGGGAAAACAAGCTGCTGTAAATCAAAGAACAGCAACAGATCAGTTGCGTGATGAGAGAAAGTATGGCATTTCCAACTGTACCACCACTGAACTAATGATAGATGcaaattatggaaaaaatgaaaatggaatgGCCACTCTTATAGGTGGAAATGATTATGCATCATTCATAAACAACCCAAGCCTTACTGTTACAGTACCAATAGCTGTTGGAGAATCTGATTTTGAGCATCTGAATACAGAAGAGTTTAGCAGTGACTCAGATTTGGATGAAAGCAAGGAg aaggtAGATTTTTCCAGCTCGTCAGAAGGAAGTACAGTTAATTTAGCTGtctttggagaagaaaaaagtgaaactGAATCAGAAAAAGCATCAGAGCTACAGGCATGCTTTACAGAAG GCTGTGTACAGAAGTTTAAATGCTGTAAAGGCAATAGGGACAGCACACAAGGAAGAATCTGGTGGAATCTTCGGAAAACCTGTTACAAGATAGTAGAGCACAACTGGTTTGAATCATTCATTGTCTTCATGATTCTTCTCAGCAGTGGTGCTCTG GCTTTTGAAGATATATATATTGAAAAGCACAAGACTGTAAAAATCCTGCTGGACTATGCTGATAAAATCTTTACTTATGTCTTTATTCTGGAAATGGTGCTAAAATGGGTTGCCTATGGTTTTCAGACTTACTTCACTAATGCTTGGTGCTGGCTGGACTTCCTGATTGTCGAT GTCTCGTTGGTTAGCTTAGTAGCTACTGCTCTTGGTTTCTCAGAATTTGGTGCAATTAAATCCCTCCGAACATTAAGAGCTTTGAGACCTCTAAGAGCTTTGTCACGTTTTGAAGGCATGAgg GTGGTTGTGAATGCTCTTACTGGAGCAATCCCATCCATCATGAACGTACTTCTGGTTTGTCTTACATTCTGGCTAATTTTCAGCATCATGGGAGTAAATCTGTTTGCTGGCAAGTTCTATCACTGTGTTAACACCACAAATGATGAGATGTTCACACCACAGCAAGTCAGTAATAGAAGTATGTGTGAAGATATGAGCAGGAGTACTGGAGGTGTTCGGTGGAGAAATGTGAAAGTAAACTTTGATAATGTTGCAATTGGTTACCTTTCTCTGCTTCAAGTG GCAACCTTTAAAGGATGGATGGAAATTATGTACGCTGCAGTTGATTCTACAGAA GCAGAGAAACAGCCCAAGTATGAAGACAACCTGTACATGTACCTATACTTTGTGGCCTTTATAGTCTTTGGATCATTTTTCACCCTAAACTTATTCATTGGTGTCATCATAGATAACTtcaaccaacaaaaaaagaag CTTGGAGGTCAAGATATTTTCATgacagaagaacaaaagaaatactACAATGCAATGAAGAAGCTGGGATCCAAGAAACCACAAAAACCTATACCTCGGCCAGTG AACAAATTGCAAGGTCTGATGTTTGATATTGTAACACAGCAAGCATTTGACATCACTGTTATGGTTCTAATCTGTCTTAACATGATCACAATGATGATAGAAACAGATGACCAGACTGAACtgatgcaaaatattttgtattggATTAACTTGGTCTTTGTTGTCATTTTCACTGGTGAATGtgtcttcaaaatattttcactccGTTATTATTACTTCACCATTGGCTGgaatatttttgattttgtgGTTGTTATTCTTTCAATAATAG GTATGTTTCTAGCTGAGGTGATTGAGAAGTACTTTGTATCACCCACTTTGTTCAGAGTTGTTCGACTTGCCAGAATTGGTCGAATCCTGCGCCTCATTAAAGGCGCCAAGGGAATCCGCactctgctttttgctttgaTGATGTCTCTTCCTGCTTTGTTCAACAttgggctgctgctcttcctggtCATGTTCATCTACGCAATATTTGGCATGTCCAACTTTGCCTATGTCAAGAAAGAAGATGGGATTGATGACATGTTCAACTTTGAAACATTTGGCAACAGCATGATCTGCCTGTTTCAGATCACCACGTCCGCTGGCTGGAATAATTTGCTCAACCCAATTCTGAACAGTGGGGAGCCAGACTGTAACCCTAACAAAACTCATCCAGGGAGCTCTGTGAAAGGTGACTGTGGTAACCCTTCtgttgggattttcttttttgtcagcTACATTATCATATCCTTTCTGGTAGTGGTGAACATGTACATTGCTGTGATTTTGGAGAACTTCAGTGTTGCTACTGAAGAAAGCGCTGAACCCTTGGGCGAGGATGACTTTGAGATGTTCTACGAGGTTTGGGAAAAATATGATCCTGGTGCAACACAATTCATAGAATACAGCAAACTGTCTGATTTTGCAGCTTCTCTAGATCCTCCTCTTCATataccaaaaccaaacaaagtcGAGCTTATTGCAATGGATCTACCTGTGGTGAGCGGTGACAGAATTCACTGCCTTGACATCTTGTTTGCTTTCACAAAGCGTGTGTTAGGGGAAAGTGGGGAGATGGACGCTCTCAGAATACAGATGGAAGATCGGTTTATGGCATCCAACCCTTCTAAAGCTTCCTATGAACCAATTACAACCACACTGAAACGAAAGCAGGAGGAAATTTCTGCCACTATCATTCAGCGTGCTTACAGACGTCATCTTCTAAGACAGTCGGTAAAGAAACTTTCATTTATGTATCAGAAAGATGGGGGTGATCAGCTTATCAAAAAAGATATGATTGTTGGTAAGCTGAGTGAAAACTCATCTCCAGAGAAAATGGATATGTCTGCATCCACCACAGCTCCGCCTTCCTATGATAGTGTCACgaaaccagaaaaagaaaaatatgaagatgACAAAtcagaaaaggaagacaaaggaaaagacagaagaggaaagaaaaagtaa